Proteins encoded within one genomic window of Chroicocephalus ridibundus chromosome 7, bChrRid1.1, whole genome shotgun sequence:
- the CLUH gene encoding clustered mitochondria protein homolog isoform X3, producing MNGSGPHESLKGEKDARQNGHEEADPGEDGNDQEVIVIQDTGFTVKIYAPGIEPFSLQVSPQEMVQEIHQVLMDREDTCHRTCFSLQLDGNVLDNFAELKTIEGLQEGSLLKVVEEPYTVREARIHVRHIRDLLKSLDPSDAFNGVDCNSLSFLSVFTEGDLGDSGKRKKKGTEMEQIDCTPPEHILPGSKERPLCALQPQNRDWKPLQCLKVLTMSGWNPPPGNRKMHGDLMYLYVITVEDRHVSITASTRGFYLNQSTAYNFNPKPANPSFLSHSLVELLNQISPTFKKNFSALQKKRVQRHPFERIATPFQVYSWTAPQAEHAMDCVRAEDAYTSRLGYEEHIPGQTRDWNEELQTTRELPRKNLPERLLRERAIFKVHSDFTAAATRGAMAVIDGNVMAINPSEETKMQMFIWNNIFFSLGFDVRDHYKDFGGDVAAYVAPTNDLNGVRTYNAVDVEGLYTLGTVVVDYRGYRVTAQSIIPGILEREQEQSVIYGSIDFGKTVVSHPKYLELLEKTSRPLKIQKHKVLNDKNEEVELCSSVECKGIIGNDGRHYILDLLRTFPPDLNFLPVEGEEMPEECKKMGFPKQHRHKLCCLRQELVDAFVEHRYLLFMKLAALQLMQQKANKQENSGALENGASPENGTADSEKSESEDGKIEDNVTGLDQVKELAETIASDDGTVDPKSREVIRNACKAVGSISDTSFDIRFNPDIFSPGVRFPESSKEEVQDQKQLLKDAAAFLLSCQIPGLVKDCLDHTVLPMDGATLAEAMHQRGINMRYLGKVINFITKTPGRAQLDHIFKIGISELITRSAKHIFKTYLQGVELSGLSAAISHFLNCFLSSFPNPIAHLPADELVSKKKNKKRKNRNLGNADNTAWASMTPQELWKNICSEAKNYFDFSLECENADQAAEVYNLQKITLLREISLKTGVQILLKEYNFDNRHKPTFTEEDILNIFPVVKHVNPKASDAFHFFQSGQAKVQQGFLKEGCELINEALNLFNNVYGAMHVEICACLRLLARLNYIMGDYSEALSNQQKAVLMSERVLGIEHPNTIQEYMHLALYCFANSQLSTALNLLYRARYLMLLVFGEDHPEMALLDNNIGLVLHGVMEYDLSLRFLENALAISSKYHGSKSLKVALSHHLVARVYESKAEFRSALQHEKEGYTIYKNQLGEHHEKTKESSEYLKYLTQQAVALQRTMNEIYKNGSNANIMPLKFTAPSMASVLEQLNIINGILFIPLSQKDLENLKAEVQRRQQLQESIKSGEQLEPEDKAMEEKEAEPSMPSAESPVTQSSA from the exons ATGAATGGCAGTGGCCCACACGAGAGCCTCAAGGGCGAGAAGGATGCCAGGCAGAACGGTCACGAAGAGGCTGACCCAGGAGAAGATGGGAACGACCAGGAGGTCATTGTCATACAGGACACGGGATTTACCGTCAAGATCTACGCGCCAGGGATAGAGCCCTTTTCCCTGCAG GTCTCTCCTCAAGAGATGGTGCAAGAGATCCACCAAGTTTTAATGGACCGCGAGGATACCTGCCATCGGActtgcttctctctgcagctggatggcAATGTCCTCGATAACTTTGCTGAGCTGAAAACTATTGAAGGACTGCAGGAGGGCTCGCTGCTGAAAGTGGTGGAAG AGCCATACACCGTGCGAGAAGCCAGGATACACGTGCGTCACATTCGGGACCTTCTGAAGAGTCTTGACCCATCAGATGCTTTCAATGGCGTGGACTGTAATTCATTGTCCTTCCTGAGTGTCTTCACTGAAGGAGACCTGGGAG ACAGTGGCAAACGGAAGAAGAAAGGTACCGAAATGGAACAAATTGACTGCACCCCTCCTGAACATATCCTGCCAGGTAGCAAAGAGAGACCCCTGTGTGCCCTTCAGCCCCAGAACAGAGACTGGAAG CCTTTGCAGTGCCTAAAGGTATTGACGATGAGTGGCTGGAACCCTCCACCTGGTAATCGGAAAATGCATGGGGACCTCATGTATTTGTATGTCATCACGGTGGAGGATCGGCACGTCAGTATCACTGCATCCACTCGAGGATTTTACTTGAATCA GTCTACTGCGTACAACTTCAATCCCAAACCTGCAAACCCCAGTTTTCTCAGTCATTCCTTGGTGGAACTACTTAACCAGATCAGCCCTACCTTCAAAAAAAACTTCTCTGCTCTCCAGAAGAAACG GGTTCAGAGACACCCTTTTGAAAGGATAGCCACTCCTTTCCAAGTGTACAGCTGGACGGCTCCGCAAGCAGAACACGCCATGGACTGTGTCCGAGCAGAAGACGCTTATACTTCTAGACTGGGCTATGAAGAGCACATACCTGGACAG ACCAGAGACTGGAACGAGGAGCTGCAGACCACGCGAGAGCTGCCACGCAAGAACCTGCCCGAGAGGCTGCTGAGAGAACGAGCCATTTTCAAG GTTCACAGCGACTTCACTGCAGCAGCAACAAGAGGTGCTATGGCTGTCATTGATGGCAATGTCATGGCCATCAACCCCAGTGAAGAGACCAAGATGCAGATGTTCATCTGGAACAACATTTTCTTCAGCCTGGGCTTTGACGTCCGTGACCACTACAAGGACTTTGGCGGAGATGTTGCTGCTTACGTAGCTCCTACCAATGATCTCAATGGTGTGCGGACCTATAATGCTGTGGATGTAGAAGGGCTGTACACGCTGGGGACTGTAGTGGTGGATTACAGAGGTTACAGGGTGACAGCTCAGTCTATTATTCCTGGCATCTTGGAACGGGAGCAGGAACAGAGCGTCATCTATGGGTCAATAGACTTTGGCAAGACAGTTGTCTCGCATCCCAAGtacctggagctgctggagaagacCAGCAGGCCGCTTAAGATCCAGAAGCACAAAGTCCTCAACGACAAGAATGAGGAGGTGGAGCTGTGCTCCTCGGTGGAGTGCAAAGGCATTATTGGCAACGACGGGCGTCACTACATCTTGGACCTGCTCCGCACTTTCCCTCCAGATCTAAACTTCCTGCCTGTTGAAGGGGAGGAGATGCCAGAGGAATGTAAGAAAATGGGGTTCCCCAAGCAGCACAGACACAAGCTTTGCTGTCTCCGGCAAGAGCTTGTTGATGCCTTTGTAGAACACAG GTATCTCTTATTCATGAAGCTGGCTGCGCTGCAGCTGATGCAGCAGAAAGCCAATAAGCAGGAGAACTCAGGTGCACTGGAAAATGGCGCCTCTCCGGAGAATGGTACTGCAGACAGCGAGAAGTCTGAGTCAGAGGATGGTAAAATAGAGGATAACGTGACTGGACTTGATCAGGTGAAAGAGCTTGCTGAGACCATCGCATCTGATGATGGAACAG tGGATCCCAAAAGCAGAGAAGTGATTCGAAATGCGTGCAAGGCTGTAGGCTCCATTAGCGACACGTCATTTGACATTCGGTTTAACCCAGATATTTTCTCACCAG GTGTTCGTTTTCCCGAGTCTAGCAAAGAGGAGGTGCAGGAtcagaagcagctgctgaaggatGCTGCTGCGTTCTTGCTGTCGTGCCAGATCCCAGGTTTG GTCAAAGACTGCCTGGATCACACGGTGCTCCCGATGGATGGGGCTACCTTAGCAGAGGCCATGCACCAGAGGGGCATCAACATGCGTTATCTGGGCAAAGTGATCAACTTCATCACCAAGACCCCTGGCCGTGCTCAGCTGGATCACATTTTT AAAATAGGAATCAGTGAATTGATCACTCGATCGGCTAAACACATCTTCAAGACGTACCTCCAG GGTGTGGAGCTGTCAGGTTTATCAGCAGCCATCAGCCACTTCCTCAATTGTTTTCTAAGCTCCTTCCCAAATCCCATTGCCCATCTTCCAGCTGATGAGCTGGTctccaagaaaaagaataagaaaaggaaaaacaggaaccTTGGAAATGCTGATAACACTGCATGGGCCAGTATGACCCCTCAGGAGCTTTGGAAGAATATTTGTTCAGAAGCAAAGAACTACTTCGATTTTAGTCTTGAATG TGAGAACGCTGACCAAGCCGCTGAAGTGTATAATCTACAGAAAATCACCCTGCTTCGTGAAATCTCCCTCAAAACTGGAGTTCAA ATACTGCTGAAAGAGTACAACTTTGACAACAGGCACAAGCCCACCTTCACGGAAGAGGATATTCTCAACATCTTCCCTGTAGTGAAGCACGTAAACCCCAAAGCCTCAGACGCTTTCCACTTCTTCCAGAGCGGGCAAGCAAAGGTTCAGCAAG GTTTCTTGAAGGAGGGCTGTGAGCTCATCAATGAAGCCTTAAACTTGTTCAACAATGTGTATGGTGCTATGCATGTGGAAATCTGTGCCTGCCTGAGGCTGCTAGCTCGGCTCAACTATATCATGGGAGATTATTCCGAG GCCTTAAGTAATCAGCAGAAAGCAGTGCTAATGAGCGAGAGGGTCCTGGGTATTGAACATCCCAACACGATTCAAGAATAC ATGCACCTTGCTTTGTACTGCTTTGCAAACAGCCAACTCTCTACAGCATTGAACTTACTGTACCGTGCACGCTACCTCATGCTCCTGGTATTTGGGGAGGATCACCCAGAAATGGCACTCTTAGAT AACAACATCGGCCTGGTGCTCCATGGGGTTATGGAGTACGACCTATCCCTCCGGTTCCTGGAGAACGCGCTGGCCATCAGCTCCAAGTATCACGGCTCCAAGTCTTTGAAAGTTGCACTAAG cCACCACTTGGTAGCCCGAGTGTACGAGAGCAAAGCAGAATTCCGGTCAGCTCTGCAGCACGAGAAGGAAGGCTACACCATCTACAAGAACCAG CTTGGAGAACACCATGAAAAGACCAAAGAGAGCTCTGAGTACTTGAAATACCTGACTCAGCAAGCAGTCGCTCTTCAACGCACAATGAACGAGATTTACAAGAATGGCTCCAATGCGAACATCATGCCACTCAAG TTCACGGCTCCCAGTATGGCCAGTGTCCTGGAGCAGCTCAACATTATCAATGGAATTCTCTTCATTCCACTAAG CCAAAAAGACTTGGAGAACCTTAAAGCAGAGGTGCAGCGGCGCCAGCAGCTCCAAGAAAGCATAAAAAGTGGCGAACAGCTGGAGCCAGAGGACAAAGCTATGGAGGAGAAAGAGGCTGAGCCGAGCATGCCTTCTGCCGAGAGCCCCGTAACGCAGAGCTCTGCTTAA